tatttttaaatgattgaGAATGAAAGAATGATTTCTCACCTCCATTAGCACCGGGTACGGCCAGATTTCCGCCGGCGGTTTGATAAGTGGCACCATAGCCAGCATCTTGATTAGCTAACTCGTGCAAGCGAGTAGAGCTTAGAGCCCTCGGTATAGCATTACTCGGCACACCGTGCGGTGCCAAATGAGTAGCTTCGGCTACTTGATGCGGATCTTCCGTTTGTGGTAACTCGGACACGAAGCCGGTATCTTTTCTATAGAAATTGATGAAGATAAAGGCTGCTAGGATGATGATGCAAATAAGACCGTACGCTCGGAAAACTGTCGTGGTACCTGcgcattgaaaattaatatttatggaaaCCATCGAATAGatcaatatgaaaatttttacgaatCTCTCTCACAATAGCGtagaatttgtttaaataattcttcttACAGAAGCTACAATAATTTACTCAACTTATTTGTCActttttttcctaaattttgttttgtcaaaatataaaacattacaaaCTTACCATAAGCCGCAACGAACATGCCACCAATCACCGCTCCGCAACCTCTTCCAAGTCCATGATGAAGCCCTTGAAGAACACCCTGTGCGCTTGAACGTAATTGCGCCGGTGTGTTGTGAGCGATATAACTGCAGCATGCAGCCCACACAGCCGCGTGTGTGATACCCTGGATAAACTCGAAGGGCAACACCCACCACGGATTTTTCAACCAGGATATGTAAAGGAAGCGAAGTACATTTCCAGCCAGACCCAAACATAATACCTGAAACGCGCATTTGTGAGAAAAGCGCCTAGAGAAGGTCTTCCATTTTACTGCACAAAAATAACATCACGCTACGTGCACTCGAGAACTGCAAATCGTATCGACTGATCTTATATCTGTTTACCTTGACGTGTCCCATCTGTCGAATAAGTTTGAAGCTGAAGAAATACGCGAAGATTTCGGAAATGTGATTGATCACAGATGCAACACCGAAGAGAGTCGGCGAGCCACCGTAATCCTGAAGATGCCAGAAGAGGAAAGTGAAAATCAATCCAATGCCAAATCCCATCCACCATGCGACGAAAAGGAACGAGATGCATTTGACGTTTTTGAATTGCTTCAATACTGTCACCCACTCCGGTATTTCTTTTGTCGTTAGAGCGAACATTTTGGTCTAGAAAGAAGAACTCGTTAGAACATGAAAATCCTTGCGAATAACATGTGAGATTTTTGTAACAACTCATACAATCGATAAATGAATTTGAAAGACGTATCGCTTCGACAAAATTAACACAAGCTATCATCGTGTCTTGAAAATTGGATACAGACCTTTCCTTCGGGCGGCTGAGGTTTAAGATCTATCGGAGCAGCGGAAGAATCCTGAAGTCCAGGCAGATTAAGCTGCTGCGACAATTGGCTTTGAAGCTGCTCTTCCCGCGTTGGCTCAGCTGGAGGTTTTGCAACTTCCTACGTGTAAAACATAAGTAAATATAGATCGTGCACAAAGACAATTTATTCCTATAgatctttttctaaattattaagcaggaatattctattaaaatagatGTTAAAAAGGATTTACCGGCTCTGCGGACGTAAAgtcatatttgaaattaatttgcgTCGCTGTTATTAACGCAGCGCCCATTAGAACGCTGAATATTGCAAAgcaaattgtgtaatttttttccctCGCATCGGGCTTGCACGGATGATCTGGAAACGCAGTGCTATGATCAAGAGCGATTCCGACGAAGAACATAGCCAAACCCCATCCGAGACTTCCAAACATACGTTGATGACCATAtctaattgttaaaattaataaatttataattaaaacgtatAAAGCCATAAAACTGGAAAAAAGAGTGATGGGATACGTctgtataatttaaacatcggtattttatacaaatttttatcatttttcgaCTTGAAGCGCTCAaagattgtaataatattttattacaatattactataatattttaattaaaaaatttcgagaCAATTAAAGGACAAGTATCTTACTTAAACagtaatctaaaaatattaaaaaaatatactgatATTACCTATCAGCATCTTCACCGAGTAAGGTGATAACAGCTGAATCAGCCAATGTTATAGCAGGTGCCGAGAAAAATTCGCCGACTATTACCAATAGTAGCAAAAGGAAGAATGTTTTTTGAATATCCTGAAATCACGCATTTAAttcgcaaattattattaatgtctcTCATACAGATTTTTCTTAATGtatctaaattaattaattgtacttttattccataaatataaattgttgttGAAACGGAGTCAAGTATGCAACTTACCGGTAATCTATAGACTATGGAACTAAAAAGCGGCTTCACCCATcctttattctctttttcgtTGTAGTTCGCGGCGTAAGTGACCGATAAAGGAGACAATTGATTCCCGATAGGATTGTAAAACGTTCTTATGCTTCTGCGACTTCTCATCAACGGTACATCCGCATTCCGTTCATTTTCTTCCTCACTGTactcaattttaatcatatcaCCATCCTCCAAGAATATTGGCTTCTTCTCCACGTCTCGTTTTACCATTATTTTCGCGGGTGGTGGTTTCACAGGTGTTTTCGTACGAGAATAAGCTTTTTTTGGAACTGTTCCATCAATTATTGGTTCATTCTgtgaagtaaatattttcattgcatcattttttgcattatattatgcaatattaacaaaaagtaTGCGCTAATTTTTTCTaactgtataaattaattaaaataatttcaactgAAATTAGCTACTGTTATATTTCCATGGAAATCATTAAGATATCtcgaattatttatcaataccttttatttaattaatatttataatttaattttatcaacaagAGTATTCCATTTTGTTGCGTACTATTTTACcttgattttctttatttagttattaaaagACGTGTAGATACCTTCATAAAGCGTTTGTATTCCAAAACGTCGGCTGGACGATTTTGCTTTTGCAATGCCTCCATATCGATCGTCTTTGCGTACGCATCAACATTATCATCAGTTTCTAATTTGTGCGTAGGATCCTCGATGTTGCCTTCATCCGTGACGGGCGCTTGCCTTCTAACTCTGTTGTTCTTCAAGTCGTACATGACAGAACCGTCGAAATGAACACCATTTTTCCCAATGTTATGAGATGTTTTAAACAAACTAACTTTCTTCAGCGCATTTGGCTTTTTCGTGTGATCCAATACTTCATTGTCATCCGTACTCCGCCGTAATCTTTCGAAGACGACATTGGACGCGACCTCCAGATACTCGTCCTTATTTTCGGGATAGTATAATTCATCCAGATCGGTCGATCTTTTCATTCTCTGTTCTCGATTGGATGCCTCCAGATAAGGGGTGTCATTCGTTCTAATCATACAAGAAGTTGGCGGAGGCTGAACGAAGCCCAACGGTAGAGTGAAAATGATCCAGCAAGAAAGTGAAGCTAATAGAATAAGTTTGCCTTTTTGCCATCTGTGAACAAGCGTGAAAATGacatgaattatttatctttttactttttttcaatatttaatagtgAATATTTACTCTTGTTATCGTTCACTCTTGAGCAAGAAATCGCGTACTGATAAAATAACGGATATTATTTCCCACTGAATCGCAaatctttgtaaaataaacGATCTGAAATCGATAACATCGACAAATGCGAATTACTGCAGTTTTTAACGCATGATCTTTCATTCGTTTCCTGTTGTTTATGTCACCgcgcgaaatatataaatcagtCGTGCTTAGCACGCatttacaaagcaatttgCGCAAGTATCAGAATACATTTTCAATCTCAGGAATTATCATAAACGATATCCACTCtgtcatgttttttttttttttttttttttttttacgagacCATATGGCGCCCATAATCTTATGATTTTAATTACGACACTCCTTTAGTGTTTTACATAATACGTGCATTGCAATCGATGCCTAAGTGATGTAACGTAAAGAGAGCCGACGTGAGAGCTCACCTGTCGGCCAAGGATCCCCAAAAAGGGGCGCTGAGAAATTCGATGAACGGCCTGAGACCAATGAGCAGACCGCACTGTCCGGCATTCATGCCCATTTGTTTGAAGTACACCCCCATGAGCGGAAACAGAGAGCCGAAGGCCGAGTAGAAGAAGAAGTAGAAGGTCTTCACGGTGAGGAGCTCCTGATCGACGGCGCCGAACAGGTACTCCAAAATATCGCTCTTGCCGCGAATCTTGTGTGTGGCTTCCTTCGGTTGTGGGTACATGGTAGGGTCGACCTCACCCTCGGCCTGCGGGTCCACCAACGGCCTGGCGGCCGGAACCTGCGGCAGGGCCCTGCTTCCCGGCTGTCCGGATGCATCCTGGTTCGACATCCCATAGTCGTAATCCTCGTGTCCATAGTTCTGCATCGTTCCCGACTTCGCGTTTCGCGCAGAGCTCGGAAACGCTCCCGCGATTCAGCGCACCTCCGGATTGCCAATCGGATATGTCGTTtcgccgaaaaaaaaaaaacgcgtcgcgAAATTTATTCGGTATTCGAGCGATCGCGTTCTCCCCCCGTTTTCTCCCTTACAATTCCCAATACGTGGAGACACCCCGATTATATTCGACTGCCAAACCGGTACTCCGTACCTTCGTGTCAAATCGATGTCGGACTGTATGGGGCAGCTTTGCTTCCAAAATCGATAAACACACCAGTGCGCCGGCGTAACTTTTACCCTCTTACCCTCTCACTTTTACCTCCACCGACGCGATAGTGTCTCAATGCCATATCGACGTAATCTTTCGGCGGATACtatttttgcttttctctTCCGATTTCGTTATCGTACGACTTGTCATTGCTTTCATTTTCTTGTCCTTCAAAGAcagaataatgataaataatgatgataattttatttatgcaaaagttTAGTTGCGTCATTTTTCTACACAATTATATCGAAATTCTATACGAGATGCCACTAAAAacgaaacatttaaatatctcatataatgaattttatctataaaaacatttcaatattgaaatatgtttaacgataaaattcagattggaaaaaaattaagtaccATACATTTCTTAATTCCCAATACgtagttaaaaatatgtaattaaaaaaacagagTGAGAGaaggaaataagaaaaataaatcggaaaatttttaatttcttgaaagCATCGcttttttgcttattttatgtggcatatatataatttatttcctctttctttataaaaatctccAAATTCCGTTATTAGATAGCAATCGCCTTGATGTCGATTATTTGTAGCTGCTggaaaattaagattaaatgaGGATCGACGattatactatttttgtcTTTCTTACGCGATTCTAACCGAGAGAATACTTCCAAGGCTCTCAGGCGACAGATTGTCTGATCAATTCGAACTAATCTTTCTTTAGTATCGGGCAAAGTGCAGTTGAAAGATCATGTTTGTAAAACAAGATTTTGTCCTCGATTTTTTTTCCTGAAACTTAGTTCACGCGagaagtttttttctttcagttGTTTATAACACAAACTTTATCAGCACTTCGATACCAGCActgattaaaacttaattctgCTGTGAAAGCTTTCctgttaaaaattaactctGCTACAAATTAACTTGTCGAAGAAtctgtcattaaaattaatgttgcaatTCATGTATTCTTAAGCTATAGAATGTATCTAAagtaacgataaaataaaacaattatattgaaagaaaataaataacagtcGCTTTATTGCATCgtcatgtataaatattaattaaataattgattattatgtacaattttcTTCATATAGTGAACATCGTTCACGATAATATGTAGTATTTTcggtttcaaattattttgcattatttcacAGAGGAGGCTTTATCAAGTCCATGTGTGATTGCGCAGGGCATGCAGAAGAGGCCGCAGTTGATGACGGTGCAGGCTTAGGTGGTCCTTGAAACATGCAGGTTTTCGCTGTTTTCAAAAGACGGCCATTATTCGCAGTCCGCCAGTAAACCGTACGAACCGCCTGCTTTCCAGCAACGTAGCTAACAGCACCACCGACCAGcatctgtaaattaaattaatcattagttatttcagaattttttacatcaaagTTTGTGTAGAATAATGGATTGTAACACGTGCATcgagtttataaaaaaaaaacgatgttTGTAGGAAAAACGAACTTTTTCTGCTTTTATAGAGATActtcattatttaaagaatatgaGATTTAAAAAGCTTCTACGTTAATGCGtttcatgaaataaaaatttagtgttaaattattaaattctctaaaaaattgtttagctTGCCTCGTCGTATGATTCAACAGTTAGTGTTTTTTGTACACAGTAAATGTTGAGATATTTGTCAAATGGATGTGCAGAAAAGTTTGAAATTgctataataaaagaaaaatggacTCACCTTGTGTGTTTGCGGTTGGATATATACTGCGAGTATTGACTGGATGTATAACTTGAAAGTTATATTGCGGAATGACAGAAGTTTGGATTGTGCGCTCTCTTCTACCTCATTTGCGGAGGTGAAAGACCAGTACTGATGCCAAGACGGCTCAGGCCGGGTATTTTATACGATAAGTGCAACGTCACAAGTCATCGAGATAAGAGACTCACGCGTCATTTACGACAATCGTTACTGTTGGAGggaggaaatttttattttagacgGATAAGAGACGGGTGTCAATAACGCGTGGAGAGACGCGTGCATGTCTCGAAGATCTTGTTTGGtcttaattaacttttaagtCAAATTGATAAACTTCAGCGGAATATGTTGCTCACATCCGTGAGCAAAGTTTCCGGCAGGGCAACATATGAACTATGTACCTATTGACATAATTGTATGATCGGGCAAATTGACGTCTAACATTGCAGTTTGACGTAAAATCAGAAATGATAATGCGAGAACGACGCAAACGCAAATGAGAACGCTTGCAACAATAAACAAAACACATTGCGTCGATTTGCGTCGTCTTGCGTTGCATGTCGCCTTGTCATCGACCTGTCGCTATTGAGTAGCGCGAACAGTATATCTTGAAATTGATATTTCACTGCAGcgacttaaataaataaaaatttaatgagaataatgaaacaaacaaAGAACAAAGTTGTATAAAGAACAATTCTTTATTTGGCTAAGAAGctctgataaaataatatcatacgGCAGCTCtcgaataaatttgataaaaatgttaataaatgatatgtaaaatatgtactacgtctctttctctgtggcgcaattttctgttttatttatcatacaGATAATCAGAGTTCAATTAACATAAGTAGCACAAGGTGACCAAACCAATCGTATTATAATACAGGAAAATAGTCTTCACTAACGTCTATTAACAACGTGTCACGTGGGTGTAAATTTATCAGCTGAgtgtctaaaaatataaaacgagCCCGATAACAATCCGATATCTTTTTGCAATCATGTTAAATCCATCGTTTATTGCAACTGCATCGCGATACCTCATCACAGATTCAACATAAATACAACACTTTCcaagtttttattaagaataaaaattttaattaattctatgaCGCAAAAGTCTTTGAGAAAAAGGCTCtgcgatatttaatatcgcaGTTAATCGCTGTTTTTCTGGAACTAATACtttgtcttattatttttatgtttctttacAAGACAAATGCGATAGCCTGTTTTcgacgaaataattttttttttctagacaAAGTCCAAACTTACTTAATTCTCCTGTAGTATGTAGAAATCAATTTCAATAACATATCTGTCACCTCTTCATTGCAACGACTTGCGTCGTTAGACGTGACGTCAAGTGtcgatataaatgttattaacataccaagaaaaaataaatgacgTAGTCATATGCTCcgattaaatttcaagttattAGTCGTTTTATCGAAGAAAAAGATTCTTTAAAGATTAGAGAAGTCTGTGATTAAAAGGATACTTAATAATTTAGGGATATCTTTAGGAAATATTGTAGAGaagaacaataaatattttatcggtattttgttaaatatttccgCTACTAATTGAAAGCGTAAAACGTGATTGATATCTCGAGCAGCACGCGGTTTACGCATGAGAAAGATTTACAAAGTCATCGACGGAAACTTTGCACAGTGCCGTCATTCTGGCTGCTATGATTCAATTGGTTCACGAGAGTAGCTCGTAAaggaaatctaaaaaatcccATGACGCATGGATAAGAAGTTTGCGTGAAGAGTGCACAAGCTGAAACTCACGTGACACTCTCGTGCCGTTGTAAATAAGAATACGCAACGTGATCGTGATACGTGATTACTGATTTTGATAAGAACCCCCCTCGTACATTACCCCCGTGATTTTGATAAGAACCCCCCTCGTACATTACCCCCGTGTATTGAATGATGTGAgctctaaaaattaatttcttatagaattcctaatatataatataatataatatatatgtaaatcataattttaaaaaatattttataatagaggAAGCCATGccaaattattgttatatataaagttatcgAAAACATATGGCAAAAAATActttgacaaaaaatattccgtcatttataatttatattactaaaaaatactgctttaaaaaaatgataaaaacttctacatactttaaataattctttttatattctcaATGCGATATTAGAGATATTAGAGAAAAccgtaaaaacattttgaaaaatacatgtagaattttataaaaaatttaatatgtagatattttcaaatagtaaaagaatatagtatatatatataattatttcgtaGTACGATTGCTTccttaatatagaaatgtatACAAATCTTTGGATTAACACTAGACTGTGATACAATCTTAAAGATAACACATGTCTATTGACTGCACCTTACAGTTTGATATACATCTTTGCTGGGGGCATTCCCCACTTATCATTGATACATTATCAATTCTTTATCACGAAAAGCTGACTGCCACTTCAAATTGGAAGAACGACGaagttaaagaaattaatgtgtaacgtttttataattatcatcatGCTATCCAAAGATATTAATCGAATGTGTGATATCAAATATCATACATTATTGCGATCGGcaatttaagttaaaaataacattttaagagattgtaaaaaatttcaaaaagtgaatatttttatatatttataataatttcgtgtaattttaacgaaatacGAATAATGACACAAAGCATGACGCGTTTAAGTTTCAAGCTGAATATAATCTTctaataaagtacatatgttGTCACGAGCATCTTGAAAATCCTTTTCTTCCATACCTTCAGCTAGATAATGGTGAAAGAAAGCTTTTTTCTGATACATCAAATCGAATTTGCGTAGAAGTCTAGTCCAAGCATGCCTAATAATCGTGTTATTACATAAGCTCGTGACTGTTTGCTTTTTGTTTGCTAAATCACCACCGGGAATCGTAACAATCGGATGACGATTAATTGTTATCTAAAATACGAGAAGCAGTGAAAAGTAgaacaatgtttaaaaatattcacatgACAGCACGCtgaaattggaaaatattcttttttaataaatgatagttattttatacataacaaGCGAGTGCTAACAAgctacaaattttattctcagCATGCTGTTcggaaataatgaaaatgccAGTacgatacattttatttgcgagaaataataattgttagtaccttataacaatttttacaccAATCAACAAAGCGTATGGATCCTTTGTTTTTTAGAAAAGCAATCGCATCTTTAACATCAAAGACGTTTACATCTCCGCGATACAACAGACTGCAGGCTATATACGTTCCTTTGCGTGGATCGCATCTCAACATCTATTAATCAAATGTAAATTAGACATTATCAAGTATTGATATCaatcttattttctttgacTTTTATGTTCtgagtaaatttaattatcattaatttgtatctataaaatttaattcgcgaGAATTCGtagatgtataatataaatgtgtattAAGGCCTTAATTGTTTCAAAAAcccttcttttttaataatgataatgatggtatttttcaaaaacattgcgcatgtatatatgtatacacactTGATTAGCAGGTTGGAAACAGTCGTACGTAATATTCCGAATCGATAAGTTATACTGCCCTTTCTCGGGAGAAATAATTGGTGCGAAAGCAATTAACGGGAAATGTATTCTTGGATATGGTACAAGATTTGTTTGTATTTCTTGTAGATTGCAATTTCTAGAATCGTTGAGCCTCAACGACGcagtaatattagaaaacaCTTGTGCCTGCACGCGGTTGAGATTCGTATACATTGGACTCTGAACTTCTAGTTTCCTGCAATACGCTCAGTAAAaattagatgaaaaaaaaatcggaaATGTGGAAATATCTcggaaatgtagaaaatattttctataaatatttcataacttGTTTATGAgatcttaatattttgtagatgttaataaaatatcgtttttatattactCATTCTTTATTctgtattacatatttataataatcctATTATCAATCTAACGTTGCATCGGACTCCGTACCTACAGATATCATACAGCGCTTCATTGTCTGTTACAAAACAGCAGTCTTTGTAATCCAGAGTGTGGTGTGTCGTTAAAATGGCATTGTAAGGTTCCACAATTGCAGTGGAGATATTCGGCGCGGGATAAATAGCAAAATCCAACTTGGTTTTTTTAGCATAATCTTCATTGAGATACTCTAGCAATAAAGTTGCAAGACCACTGCCAGTACCACCACCTACTGCTCTATAAattcatttctattttattcactAACTTCTGCTACTTTCACACACGTTTTTGAAATGGATGTATACACACAAATAAACCTAAAGATATTacctagaaattataaatccgTTCAGatttgaacatttttcacACATTATGCGAACACGATCGAGTATGATATCTTTCATCTGTCGATCGATCGAGTGAAAACCTCTTGCGAAATTGTTCGCAGCATCTTCCTTGCCAGTAATTAAAGAATGTGAATTGAAAAGGTTTCTATAAGGACCAATCCTGATCTCATCGATTACTGTTGGCTCTAAGTCAACCACTACAGTACGCGGTGAAAATTTTCTCTGTAAAATTTAAGTTATACTCGGCAATTCACTAATTTAACGTTTTCAGTAAAATTTAgagtttcataaaaatatcttcgtgaatattttttttttacttctactattactaaattttactaaattactaaaatcaaattttatttttaaaaaataattattgttattccccaaaaatgacattaataaaaatgtgctCCTCAAAACTATGtacaattattgtttaaagatttttacttgTAATGGTTCGAAAAACACGCAGCATGATTTTTCCAATGATTCATTTGCTCGATTAAAAAATCCATTGGGTTCAATCCCGTGCTCCAGACATAGTAACTCCCAACAAGCATTAGATACTTGTGTTCCAGCTTGACCCACAAAAATCGTAACTACTTCATCAAACGAATTCATTGAGGCGTTTGTctgacatataaaattttctatttgtcaaaaatgatCAGGTCAAATGTTGTCGATGACTgatttaaacataataaaatgtttacttaaaaatttcacatgGTTTGTAAAACCGTTCAAAAATCtatgtaaaatttctttcggCCATGTTGAAATAACTAAAAGatgtttatttgcaatttagaGAGGATCTCTAAGATCAATATTGTACACCGAGAATCACGTATGCTTTGacatttagtaaatatttacaatcacTAGATATTTTCAGGTCGGATGCATTATGTCTCGGTATTCGTGTtagtataaaaatcaaaattacatctttcttaatttaatataacatataatttattttgcaattttatgtttaatccTTCATCACacgtcaaatatttatataaccgTCAGATTGTCAGACAcagttacaaaataatacataaatataagaatatctACCGCATAGACAAGACACATGCTAGTGaat
Above is a genomic segment from Linepithema humile isolate Giens D197 chromosome 6, Lhum_UNIL_v1.0, whole genome shotgun sequence containing:
- the jef gene encoding major facilitator superfamily domain-containing protein 6 isoform X1, whose translation is MQNYGHEDYDYGMSNQDASGQPGSRALPQVPAARPLVDPQAEGEVDPTMYPQPKEATHKIRGKSDILEYLFGAVDQELLTVKTFYFFFYSAFGSLFPLMGVYFKQMGMNAGQCGLLIGLRPFIEFLSAPFWGSLADRWQKGKLILLASLSCWIIFTLPLGFVQPPPTSCMIRTNDTPYLEASNREQRMKRSTDLDELYYPENKDEYLEVASNVVFERLRRSTDDNEVLDHTKKPNALKKVSLFKTSHNIGKNGVHFDGSVMYDLKNNRVRRQAPVTDEGNIEDPTHKLETDDNVDAYAKTIDMEALQKQNRPADVLEYKRFMKNEPIIDGTVPKKAYSRTKTPVKPPPAKIMVKRDVEKKPIFLEDGDMIKIEYSEEENERNADVPLMRSRRSIRTFYNPIGNQLSPLSVTYAANYNEKENKGWVKPLFSSIVYRLPDIQKTFFLLLLLVIVGEFFSAPAITLADSAVITLLGEDADRYGHQRMFGSLGWGLAMFFVGIALDHSTAFPDHPCKPDAREKNYTICFAIFSVLMGAALITATQINFKYDFTSAEPEVAKPPAEPTREEQLQSQLSQQLNLPGLQDSSAAPIDLKPQPPEGKTKMFALTTKEIPEWVTVLKQFKNVKCISFLFVAWWMGFGIGLIFTFLFWHLQDYGGSPTLFGVASVINHISEIFAYFFSFKLIRQMGHVKVLCLGLAGNVLRFLYISWLKNPWWVLPFEFIQGITHAAVWAACCSYIAHNTPAQLRSSAQGVLQGLHHGLGRGCGAVIGGMFVAAYGTTTVFRAYGLICIIILAAFIFINFYRKDTGFVSELPQTEDPHQVAEATHLAPHGVPSNAIPRALSSTRLHELANQDAGYGATYQTAGGNLAVPGANGGPGNPTNPFISGGGGGEGGYNYGMTGKGEDEYIRRSFQIYNEVVGREFDVVKPTIQLHAQQPCTNPFHQHDYDW
- the jef gene encoding major facilitator superfamily domain-containing protein 6 isoform X2, with translation MQNYGHEDYDYGMSNQDASGQPGSRALPQVPAARPLVDPQAEGEVDPTMYPQPKEATHKIRGKSDILEYLFGAVDQELLTVKTFYFFFYSAFGSLFPLMGVYFKQMGMNAGQCGLLIGLRPFIEFLSAPFWGSLADRWQKGKLILLASLSCWIIFTLPLGFVQPPPTSCMIRTNDTPYLEASNREQRMKRSTDLDELYYPENKDEYLEVASNVVFERLRRSTDDNEVLDHTKKPNALKKVSLFKTSHNIGKNGVHFDGSVMYDLKNNRVRRQAPVTDEGNIEDPTHKLETDDNVDAYAKTIDMEALQKQNRPADVLEYKRFMKNEPIIDGTVPKKAYSRTKTPVKPPPAKIMVKRDVEKKPIFLEDGDMIKIEYSEEENERNADVPLMRSRRSIRTFYNPIGNQLSPLSVTYAANYNEKENKGWVKPLFSSIVYRLPDIQKTFFLLLLLVIVGEFFSAPAITLADSAVITLLGEDADRYGHQRMFGSLGWGLAMFFVGIALDHSTAFPDHPCKPDAREKNYTICFAIFSVLMGAALITATQINFKYDFTSAEPEVAKPPAEPTREEQLQSQLSQQLNLPGLQDSSAAPIDLKPQPPEGKTKMFALTTKEIPEWVTVLKQFKNVKCISFLFVAWWMGFGIGLIFTFLFWHLQDYGGSPTLFGVASVINHISEIFAYFFSFKLIRQMGHVKVLCLGLAGNVLRFLYISWLKNPWWVLPFEFIQGITHAAVWAACCSYIAHNTPAQLRSSAQGVLQGLHHGLGRGCGAVIGGMFVAAYGTTTVFRAYGLICIIILAAFIFINFYRKDTGFVSELPQTEDPHQVAEATHLAPHGVPSNAIPRALSSTRLHELANQDAGYGATYQTAGGNLAVPGANGGPGNPTNPFISGGGGGEGGYNYDLQ
- the LOC105672974 gene encoding tubulin alpha chain, testis-specific-like, with the translated sequence MNSFDEVVTIFVGQAGTQVSNACWELLCLEHGIEPNGFFNRANESLEKSCCVFFEPLQRKFSPRTVVVDLEPTVIDEIRIGPYRNLFNSHSLITGKEDAANNFARGFHSIDRQMKDIILDRVRIMCEKCSNLNGFIISRAVGGGTGSGLATLLLEYLNEDYAKKTKLDFAIYPAPNISTAIVEPYNAILTTHHTLDYKDCCFVTDNEALYDICRKLEVQSPMYTNLNRVQAQVFSNITASLRLNDSRNCNLQEIQTNLVPYPRIHFPLIAFAPIISPEKGQYNLSIRNITYDCFQPANQMLRCDPRKGTYIACSLLYRGDVNVFDVKDAIAFLKNKGSIRFVDWCKNCYKITINRHPIVTIPGGDLANKKQTVTSLCNNTIIRHAWTRLLRKFDLMYQKKAFFHHYLAEGMEEKDFQDARDNICTLLEDYIQLET